The genomic region GCGCTGATGCCGTCGGGGCCGAGGTCGAAGCAGCCCACCTCGTCGACCGGCCCGAAGCGGTTCTTCATGGCCCGCACCATGCGGAAGCGGGAGTTGCGGTCGCCCTCGAAGTGCAGCACCACGTCGACGAGGTGCTCGAGCACCCGGGGCCCGGCGATCGCGCCGTCCTTGGTGACGTGGCCGACGAGCACGGTGGTGATGCCGCGGGTCTTGGCGACCCGGATCAGCGCGGCGGCGACCTCCTTGACCTGGGTGACGCCGCCGGGGACCCCCTCGACGCCGGAGGCGCCGATGGTCTGCACCGAGTCGACGACGATCAGCTGGGGCCGGGTCTCCTCGATGTGGGTCAGCACCGCGCCGAGGTCGGTCTCGGCGGCCAGGTAGAGCTCGTCGTGGACCCCGCCGGTGCGGTCGGCGCGCAGGCGCACCTGTGAGGCCGACTCCTCGCCGGTGACGTAGAGGGTGCGGCGCTGGTAGCGCGCGGTCTGGGCGGCCACCTCGAGCAGCAGGGTGCTCTTGCCGACGCCGGGCTCGCCGGCCAGCAGGATCGCGGCACCGGGCACCAGCCCGCCGCCGAGCACCCGGTCCAGCTCGGGCACCCCGCTGGTGCGGAAGCCGGCCTCCTCGACCGACACCTCGCCGATCGGGACCGCGCGGGTGGTGACCGGCGAGGCCGCGGTGCGCAGCGTGGGCGCCGCGGCGGCCTCGGCCACCGACCCCCACGCCTGGCACTCGCCGCAGCGCCCCACCCACTTGCCGGTCTCCCAGCCGCACTCGGAGCAGCGGTAGGTGGGCCGAGCAGCACGTGCGGAGGACTTCGCCATGCACGGCACGCTAGGCCAGGGCACCGACAGCGCCGAGCGGCCGTCGTGGTTACAGTGCTCCCGTCGGACTTGGAACGATCAAGAGGTGACGAGGGGGTGGCCGTGTCCCGCACCAGCGCCCGCACGTCCGGCCTGCCGCCCACGCTGGCCGACGTCGCCGAGCGGGCCGGGGTCTCGCGCCAGACGGTCTCCAACGCGGTCAACAACCCCGACCTGCTGCGCGCCGACACGCTGCTGCGCGTCCAGCAGGCCATCGCCGACCTCGGATACCTGCCCAACCGCGCTGCCCGCAACCTGCGCACCCGCGCCTCGCACCTGATCGGGCTGCGCATCCAGGCCGCCCAGGAGGGCACCGCCAACGCCACGATGGACCGCTTCGTGCACTCGCTGGTCGAGACCTCGCGCGAGGCCGGCTACCACGTGCTGCTCTTCACCGGCGACCCCACCGACCCGCTGTCGGGCTACGAGGACCTGCTGCGCTCGACCGCCGTCGACGCCTTCGTCGTCACCGACACCTACCTCGGCAACCCGCAGGCCGAGTGGCTCGACGGGCGCCGCGCGCCCTTCGTGGCGTTCGGGCGGCCCTGGGAGAACCCCGGCGCCACGCACGCCTGGGTCGACGTCGACGGCGCCGCCGGCTGCGAGAGCGCCACCCGCCACCTGCTGGCCAAGGGCCACGAGAAGATCGCCTGGATCGGCTGGCGCAAGGACTCCCGCATCGGCGAGGACCGCCGCGCCGGCTGGCACCGCGCCATGAAGGAGGCCGGCCTGCCCACCTCGGGCCTGGCCTCGCGCGTCGAGGACACCGTGGCCAGCGGCCGCGAGGCCAGCGAGGTGCTCCTCGACGAGGCCGCGCCCACCGCGTTCGTCTGCGCCTCCGACACCCTGGCCATGGGGGTGCTGCACACCCTGGGGCTGCGCGGGCTGCGTGTCGGCGACGACGTCGCGGTCGTCGGCTTCGACGACTCCCAGGTCGCCCAGGTCGTCCGCCCGGGGCTGAGCTCGGTGCGCCAGCCGCTGGAGGACGTCGCGATCGAGGTCGTCACCGCGCTCGAGGGCCTGCTCGGCCGCCCCCGCGTCGCCCAGCAGGGGGTGCTGCTCACCCCGTCGCTGGTCGTGCGCGACTCCTCGGGCCCCGACCGGGTCTGACCGGGTCTGACTGGGGCGGCGCTCAGTAGCGGCGCCACCACACG from Nocardioides salarius harbors:
- the radA gene encoding DNA repair protein RadA → MAKSSARAARPTYRCSECGWETGKWVGRCGECQAWGSVAEAAAAPTLRTAASPVTTRAVPIGEVSVEEAGFRTSGVPELDRVLGGGLVPGAAILLAGEPGVGKSTLLLEVAAQTARYQRRTLYVTGEESASQVRLRADRTGGVHDELYLAAETDLGAVLTHIEETRPQLIVVDSVQTIGASGVEGVPGGVTQVKEVAAALIRVAKTRGITTVLVGHVTKDGAIAGPRVLEHLVDVVLHFEGDRNSRFRMVRAMKNRFGPVDEVGCFDLGPDGISAVADPTGLFVEQHHGRVPGTCVAVTMEGRRPMLAEVQGLVTPSPLDRPRRTTSGLDGSRVAMVLAVLERHCGLRLSMQDVFASTVGGARLHEPASDLAVAIALVSSHLAIAPPTGVVAIGELGLAGELRRVRDLPQRIAEAARLGFRHAVVPTEPGRRGQGVGTPREIEGMRVLEVPGIASALEVLRLTDRPG
- a CDS encoding LacI family DNA-binding transcriptional regulator, with product MSRTSARTSGLPPTLADVAERAGVSRQTVSNAVNNPDLLRADTLLRVQQAIADLGYLPNRAARNLRTRASHLIGLRIQAAQEGTANATMDRFVHSLVETSREAGYHVLLFTGDPTDPLSGYEDLLRSTAVDAFVVTDTYLGNPQAEWLDGRRAPFVAFGRPWENPGATHAWVDVDGAAGCESATRHLLAKGHEKIAWIGWRKDSRIGEDRRAGWHRAMKEAGLPTSGLASRVEDTVASGREASEVLLDEAAPTAFVCASDTLAMGVLHTLGLRGLRVGDDVAVVGFDDSQVAQVVRPGLSSVRQPLEDVAIEVVTALEGLLGRPRVAQQGVLLTPSLVVRDSSGPDRV